The Streptomyces sp. NBC_01353 genome contains a region encoding:
- a CDS encoding DUF58 domain-containing protein: MATAAAPEGQRGDDRGAPTGDDKGGLRAALGGLTTRGRSFLAAGVAAAICAYVLGQGDLLRVGLLLAVLPLICAGVLYRTRYRVAGSRRLSPHRAPVGSEARVHLRMDNVSRLPTGLLMLQDHVPYMLGPRPRFVLDRVEAGGRREVSYRVRSDLRGRFPLGPLQLRLNDPFGMCELTRSFSAYDTLTVVPRTESLPPVKLAGEAAGYGDGRQRSLALAGDDDVIPRTYRHGDDLRRVHWRSTARYGELMVRREEQPQRARCTVLLDTRRIAFQGAGPDSAFEWAVSGAASALVHMLERGYSVRLLTDTGTAVPGEGAEGFAGATQDSAEAAGLMMDTLAVVDHSDGAGLSRAYDLLRGGNEGLLIAFVGDIDEEQAAVAARMRQRSGAAVAFVLDSGTWLTGGAVTGAVDERLRQLREAGWTALAVRPGARLAELWQQAGGARAETAAGDTYGGWS; this comes from the coding sequence ATGGCGACCGCTGCCGCGCCGGAGGGGCAGCGGGGTGACGACCGGGGCGCTCCCACGGGGGACGACAAGGGCGGACTGCGGGCCGCGCTCGGCGGTCTCACCACGCGCGGCCGGTCCTTCCTCGCCGCCGGTGTCGCCGCCGCGATCTGTGCCTACGTCCTCGGCCAGGGCGATCTGCTGCGCGTCGGGCTGCTGCTCGCCGTGCTGCCGCTGATCTGCGCCGGGGTCCTCTACCGCACCCGGTACCGGGTCGCCGGCAGCCGCCGGCTCTCCCCGCACCGGGCGCCGGTCGGCTCCGAGGCCCGGGTCCATCTGCGGATGGACAACGTCTCCCGGCTGCCCACCGGGCTGCTGATGCTCCAGGACCATGTCCCGTACATGCTCGGGCCGCGGCCCCGGTTCGTCCTGGACCGGGTCGAGGCGGGCGGCCGGCGCGAGGTGTCGTACCGGGTCCGGTCCGATCTGCGCGGCCGCTTCCCGCTGGGCCCGCTCCAGTTGCGGCTGAACGACCCCTTCGGCATGTGCGAGCTGACCCGCTCCTTCAGCGCCTACGACACCCTCACCGTGGTCCCCCGGACCGAATCGCTCCCGCCGGTGAAGCTGGCCGGCGAGGCCGCGGGGTACGGCGACGGCCGGCAGCGCTCGCTGGCGCTGGCCGGCGACGACGACGTGATCCCGCGTACCTACCGCCACGGCGACGATCTGCGCCGGGTCCACTGGCGTTCCACCGCGCGCTACGGCGAGCTGATGGTCCGCCGTGAGGAGCAGCCGCAGCGGGCCCGCTGCACGGTCCTGCTCGACACCCGCCGGATCGCGTTCCAGGGCGCCGGCCCCGACTCGGCCTTCGAGTGGGCGGTCTCGGGCGCGGCCTCGGCCCTGGTGCACATGCTGGAGCGGGGCTATTCGGTACGGCTCCTCACCGACACGGGCACCGCGGTGCCCGGTGAGGGCGCCGAGGGCTTCGCCGGTGCGACGCAGGACTCGGCCGAGGCGGCCGGGCTGATGATGGACACCCTCGCCGTCGTCGACCACTCCGACGGGGCCGGACTCTCCCGCGCGTACGACCTCCTGCGCGGCGGGAACGAAGGGCTTCTGATCGCCTTCGTCGGCGACATCGACGAGGAGCAGGCGGCGGTGGCGGCCCGGATGCGGCAGCGCAGCGGTGCGGCCGTGGCCTTCGTCCTGGACAGCGGAACATGGCTGACGGGCGGCGCGGTGACCGGTGCGGTCGACGAGCGGCTGAGGCAGTTGCGGGAGGCCGGCTGGACGGCGCTGGCGGTGCGCCCGGGCGCGCGGCTCGCCGAGCTGTGGCAGCAGGCCGGCGGAGCGCGTGCGGAGACCGCCGCGGGTGACACGTACGGAGGTTGGTCATGA
- a CDS encoding DUF3040 domain-containing protein, with protein MPLSEHEQRMLEQMERALYAEDPKFATALEGSGLRTYTRRRVYQAVAGFLVGIALLMAGMVAQQWWISVVGFLVMLGCAVMAVTGWRKAPKPGEQQATGGSAAGGRQARQRRSMMHRIEERWQRRRDEQQGGGH; from the coding sequence GTGCCGCTCTCGGAGCACGAGCAGCGAATGCTCGAGCAGATGGAGCGAGCGCTGTACGCCGAAGATCCCAAGTTCGCGACAGCGCTCGAGGGAAGCGGACTGCGTACGTACACCCGGCGACGGGTCTACCAGGCAGTCGCCGGCTTCCTGGTGGGTATCGCGCTCCTCATGGCTGGAATGGTCGCTCAGCAGTGGTGGATCAGCGTGGTGGGGTTCCTCGTCATGCTGGGCTGCGCGGTGATGGCCGTTACAGGCTGGCGCAAGGCGCCCAAGCCGGGTGAGCAGCAGGCGACGGGCGGATCGGCGGCCGGTGGCCGTCAGGCCCGGCAGCGCCGCTCGATGATGCATCGGATCGAGGAACGGTGGCAGCGCCGCCGGGACGAACAGCAGGGCGGCGGCCACTGA
- a CDS encoding DUF3488 and transglutaminase-like domain-containing protein gives MSGRGRLTLGAFAATLMAAGALLPLVKPATWIFTAAILLTLQSGVGALTRRVPLARPLTIAAQALTSLLALTLVFAREQALLGFLPGPGALGEFAALFRAGADDVGTYAIPAPGTEGIRLMVVAGVLVIGLLVDTIAVTFRSAAPAGLPLLALYSVAAGLSDGGASWLWFVLAATGYLVLLLAESRDRLSQWGRVFGGAPRPGSTGAAGSGQALAPVRTGRRIGVVAMGIALVVPAALPALSGGLFGGPGDGSGGSGKGGTISAVNPLVSLQDNLRQPEDREVLRYRTNATDTTGMYLRLVALDQFDGTSWKSSVRPIGDVPERLPRPDGLGEQVRTTEVTGNFVASSTYEQKWLPMPYPAAKVEIDGRWRYEPAGRMIVGDDEQNTRGARYTVTSLDVRPTAAQLAAAPPAPPKLRSEYTRVPSSLPLDVKSTALQVTRGARNDYERAVKLQDWFATDGGFRYDVEVESGTGVEAISRFLQRREGFCVHFSFSMAAMARSLGIPARVAVGFMPGTSQSDGTMSVGIRDAHAWPELYFEGAGWIRFEPTPTRGTTPDYTRQQSPSGTPSQTAQPETSASAMPSAAPSTSESCPPEMRRLGECGPDAAAGGASSDGGGVDPLKVVLICLGVAVVLLLPLSPWLWRTRVRARRLGSSGRTPEDAVARTLAAWREIRDTAWDHGVTPDDSQTPRKTAARIVRLGSLEGEPANAVHRVARAVEQVLYAPQPRPATGLVEEVALVRSGFAAASPRKTRLRALLAPRSAVRVVWAASSRWSRTTGSWSARRHALTTRLTVALRRAER, from the coding sequence ATGAGCGGCCGCGGGCGGCTGACACTGGGCGCCTTCGCCGCCACGCTGATGGCGGCGGGCGCGCTTCTTCCGCTGGTGAAGCCGGCGACCTGGATCTTCACGGCCGCGATCCTGCTGACGCTGCAGAGCGGGGTCGGCGCGCTGACCCGGCGGGTTCCGCTGGCCCGGCCGCTGACGATCGCGGCTCAGGCCCTGACGAGCCTGCTGGCACTGACCCTCGTCTTCGCCCGAGAGCAGGCGCTGCTCGGCTTCCTGCCCGGGCCGGGGGCCCTCGGGGAGTTCGCCGCGCTGTTCCGGGCGGGCGCCGACGACGTCGGCACCTACGCGATCCCGGCCCCCGGCACCGAGGGCATCCGGCTGATGGTGGTCGCCGGCGTGCTCGTGATCGGTCTTCTGGTGGACACGATCGCGGTGACCTTCCGCAGCGCTGCCCCGGCCGGTCTGCCGCTCCTCGCGCTGTACTCGGTGGCCGCGGGACTCTCCGACGGCGGCGCGAGCTGGCTGTGGTTCGTGCTCGCCGCCACCGGCTATCTCGTGCTGCTCCTGGCGGAGAGCCGTGACCGGCTCTCGCAGTGGGGGCGGGTCTTCGGTGGCGCGCCGCGTCCCGGGAGCACCGGCGCGGCCGGAAGCGGGCAGGCGCTCGCCCCGGTGCGGACCGGCCGGCGGATCGGCGTGGTGGCCATGGGCATCGCGCTGGTCGTGCCGGCGGCGCTGCCCGCGCTCTCCGGCGGTCTGTTCGGCGGCCCGGGCGACGGGTCGGGTGGGAGCGGCAAGGGCGGCACGATCTCGGCCGTGAACCCGCTGGTCTCGCTCCAGGACAATCTGCGGCAGCCCGAGGACCGCGAGGTGCTGCGCTACCGGACCAACGCGACCGACACCACCGGGATGTATCTGCGTCTGGTGGCGCTCGACCAGTTCGACGGCACCTCCTGGAAGTCCTCGGTCCGCCCGATCGGGGACGTTCCCGAGCGGCTGCCGCGGCCGGACGGGCTCGGCGAGCAGGTCCGTACGACCGAGGTCACGGGCAACTTCGTGGCCTCCTCGACGTACGAGCAGAAGTGGCTGCCGATGCCGTACCCGGCGGCCAAGGTCGAGATCGACGGCCGCTGGCGGTACGAGCCGGCCGGGCGGATGATCGTCGGCGACGACGAGCAGAACACGCGGGGCGCCCGGTACACGGTGACGAGTCTGGACGTGCGGCCGACGGCCGCGCAGCTGGCGGCGGCCCCTCCGGCGCCGCCCAAGCTCCGCTCCGAGTACACCCGGGTGCCCTCCTCGCTGCCGCTCGACGTGAAGTCGACGGCGCTCCAGGTCACCAGGGGAGCGCGGAACGACTACGAGCGGGCCGTGAAGCTCCAGGACTGGTTCGCGACGGACGGCGGTTTCCGCTACGACGTCGAGGTCGAGTCGGGCACGGGGGTCGAGGCGATCTCCCGCTTCCTCCAGCGGCGGGAGGGCTTCTGCGTCCACTTCTCGTTCTCGATGGCGGCGATGGCGCGCTCCCTGGGCATTCCGGCCCGGGTGGCGGTCGGCTTCATGCCGGGCACCTCGCAGTCCGACGGCACGATGTCGGTCGGCATCCGGGACGCCCACGCCTGGCCGGAGCTGTACTTCGAGGGCGCGGGCTGGATCCGGTTCGAACCGACGCCGACGCGGGGTACGACGCCGGACTACACGCGGCAGCAGTCCCCGTCGGGGACGCCGTCGCAGACGGCGCAGCCGGAGACCAGCGCCTCGGCGATGCCGTCCGCGGCGCCGAGCACCTCGGAGAGCTGCCCGCCGGAGATGCGTCGCCTCGGCGAGTGCGGCCCGGACGCGGCGGCGGGCGGAGCGTCGTCCGACGGCGGTGGGGTGGATCCGCTGAAGGTCGTGCTGATCTGTCTGGGCGTGGCGGTGGTGCTCCTGTTGCCGCTGTCGCCCTGGCTGTGGCGTACGCGGGTACGGGCGCGGCGGCTCGGGTCATCGGGCCGTACGCCTGAGGACGCGGTGGCCAGGACGCTGGCGGCGTGGCGGGAGATCCGCGACACGGCCTGGGACCACGGGGTCACGCCGGACGACTCGCAGACGCCCCGCAAGACGGCGGCCCGGATCGTCCGACTGGGCTCGCTGGAGGGCGAGCCGGCGAACGCGGTGCACCGGGTGGCCCGCGCGGTCGAGCAGGTCCTCTACGCCCCGCAGCCCCGTCCGGCGACGGGTCTCGTGGAGGAGGTCGCCCTGGTCAGGTCGGGCTTCGCGGCGGCGTCCCCCCGGAAGACGCGCCTGCGCGCACTGCTGGCGCCGCGCTCGGCCGTCCGGGTGGTGTGGGCGGCGTCGTCGCGCTGGTCCAGGACGACGGGCTCCTGGTCGGCCCGCCGCCACGCCCTGACGACCCGCCTGACGGTCGCCCTCCGCCGGGCCGAACGCTGA
- a CDS encoding carbonic anhydrase, with translation MSTSAHPSADAADVIGTDGTVTDRLVEANERYASGFTDPGMDARPVLNVAVVACMDARLDLHAALGLQLGDCHTIRNAGGVVTDDVIRSLTISQRALGTRSVMLVHHTGCGLESLTEDFRHELEDEVGQRPAWAVEAFRDVDQDVRQSMQRVRTSPFLLHTDDVRGFVFDVTSGLLREIDPS, from the coding sequence ATGTCGACCTCAGCGCACCCCTCCGCAGACGCCGCCGACGTGATAGGTACCGATGGGACCGTCACAGACCGACTCGTCGAGGCCAACGAGCGATACGCGTCCGGCTTCACCGATCCGGGCATGGACGCTCGGCCCGTGCTGAACGTGGCCGTGGTTGCCTGCATGGACGCCCGTCTCGACCTGCACGCCGCACTCGGTCTCCAGCTCGGCGACTGTCACACCATCCGCAACGCGGGCGGCGTGGTCACCGATGACGTGATCCGATCGCTCACCATCAGCCAGCGCGCCCTGGGGACCCGCAGCGTGATGCTGGTGCACCACACGGGCTGTGGCCTGGAATCGCTGACCGAGGACTTCCGGCACGAGCTGGAGGACGAGGTCGGGCAGCGTCCCGCGTGGGCCGTCGAGGCGTTCCGCGACGTCGACCAGGACGTCCGGCAGTCGATGCAGCGCGTGCGGACCTCGCCGTTCCTGCTGCACACCGATGACGTCCGCGGTTTCGTCTTCGACGTGACCTCGGGTCTGCTGCGCGAGATCGACCCCTCCTGA
- a CDS encoding cell division protein FtsL has product MTTKGPLKGRAARLGRLMPSGPSTAARTPFVLLVVVLLGGGLITLLLLNSALNQGSFKLRDLKNRTTELTDEEQALQRDVDDRSAPDALERRARELGMVPGGSPAFLNPDGKVLGEPSKASAPQPSRTAAPPRTTPPTGSPTGPPPATPGKTGTPQTTPPAPTTSGR; this is encoded by the coding sequence ATGACGACGAAGGGGCCGCTCAAAGGGCGGGCGGCGCGGCTCGGGCGGCTCATGCCCTCGGGGCCCAGTACCGCCGCCCGTACCCCTTTCGTCCTGCTCGTCGTGGTCCTGCTCGGCGGCGGGCTCATCACGCTCCTGCTGCTGAACTCCGCCCTCAACCAGGGCTCCTTCAAGCTGCGTGACCTCAAGAACCGGACCACGGAGCTCACCGACGAGGAGCAGGCCCTCCAGCGGGACGTGGACGACCGCTCCGCGCCCGACGCGCTGGAGCGGCGGGCCCGGGAGCTCGGCATGGTCCCGGGCGGGAGCCCCGCCTTCCTGAACCCGGACGGCAAGGTCCTCGGCGAGCCCTCCAAGGCGTCCGCGCCTCAGCCCAGCCGCACCGCGGCCCCACCGCGTACCACGCCCCCGACGGGGTCCCCGACCGGACCGCCGCCCGCGACACCCGGGAAGACCGGGACGCCGCAGACGACCCCGCCCGCCCCGACGACCTCCGGCAGGTGA
- a CDS encoding penicillin-binding transpeptidase domain-containing protein: MPPKEPPRRRVPGPARSARPRPPEGRQARPGPRPAGRPGAARRPAPRTPARPRTIRLGSPKPRLRLVSLGLTLVMLAFVVRLLQVQAVDASTLAAKAEAHRYQEYTLSADRGEITDRSGIALAASVDAYDIIADPLLFTPEESKIQDAPEQAAALLAPLLGKQPADLAKKLRTPKSRYTLLARKQTPQVWNQIKDLKKVYAKKSARSEGGNGVNLLGGIVSEPSTKRVYPNGELAAGILGYVNAEGRGAGGLESMLDKELAGQDGKIRFAESGGRQVPTAGSRGTPAVPGSDIELTIDRDIQWAAQQAISDQVKKSKADRGYVIVQNTKTGEVLAMANAPGFDPNDLSAANSAAMGNAALQDAYEPGSTSKVMSMAAVLEEGVATPDTHVVVPNRLHRGDRLFKDDIDHRTWYLTLNGVLAKSSNIGTILATGQLGKTQPESNRVLHSYLRKFGIGSPTGLGYPGETPGILAKPEKWSTSQQYTIPFGQGLSINAMQAASVYSTIANGGVRIEPTLVRGTKGPDGRFTPAPAPEQTRVVSEKTAKTLAQMLESVVGDEEGTGTKARIPGYRVAGKTGTANRVDPELGRYKGYTASFAGFAPADDPQITVYCAIQNPTKGNYFGGQICGPIYKKVMEFALKTLHVAPTGSEPARLPVIFKDSE, translated from the coding sequence GTGCCCCCCAAGGAGCCCCCGCGCCGCCGGGTGCCCGGCCCCGCCCGCTCCGCACGCCCCCGGCCCCCCGAGGGCAGGCAGGCCCGGCCCGGCCCGCGCCCCGCCGGCCGCCCGGGCGCCGCGCGCAGGCCCGCCCCGAGGACACCGGCGAGGCCGCGCACCATCCGGCTCGGCAGCCCCAAGCCCCGGCTGCGGCTGGTCTCCCTCGGACTGACCCTCGTGATGCTGGCCTTCGTCGTCCGCCTGCTCCAGGTGCAGGCCGTCGACGCGAGCACGCTGGCCGCCAAGGCCGAGGCGCACCGCTACCAGGAGTACACGCTCTCCGCGGACCGCGGCGAGATCACCGACCGCTCCGGGATCGCGCTGGCCGCCAGCGTCGACGCGTACGACATCATCGCCGACCCGCTGCTCTTCACTCCTGAGGAGAGCAAGATCCAGGACGCCCCTGAGCAGGCCGCCGCGCTGCTCGCGCCGCTCCTGGGCAAGCAGCCCGCAGACCTCGCCAAGAAGCTCCGCACCCCCAAGTCCCGCTACACCCTGCTCGCCCGCAAGCAGACCCCGCAGGTCTGGAACCAGATCAAGGACCTCAAGAAGGTCTACGCGAAGAAGTCCGCGCGCTCCGAGGGCGGCAACGGCGTCAATCTCCTCGGCGGCATCGTGAGCGAGCCCAGCACCAAGCGCGTGTACCCCAACGGGGAGCTCGCCGCCGGGATACTGGGGTACGTCAACGCCGAGGGCCGCGGCGCCGGCGGCCTGGAGTCGATGCTCGACAAGGAGCTCGCGGGCCAGGACGGCAAGATCAGGTTCGCCGAGTCCGGGGGACGCCAGGTGCCGACCGCCGGCTCCCGGGGCACCCCGGCCGTACCCGGCTCCGACATCGAGCTGACCATCGACCGGGACATCCAGTGGGCCGCCCAGCAGGCCATCAGCGACCAGGTGAAGAAGTCCAAGGCCGACCGCGGTTACGTCATAGTGCAGAACACGAAGACCGGCGAGGTCCTGGCCATGGCCAACGCCCCCGGCTTCGACCCCAACGACCTGTCGGCGGCCAACTCCGCCGCGATGGGCAACGCCGCCCTCCAGGACGCCTACGAGCCCGGCTCGACCAGCAAGGTCATGTCCATGGCCGCCGTCCTGGAAGAGGGCGTGGCGACGCCCGACACCCATGTCGTCGTGCCCAACCGGCTGCACCGCGGTGACCGGCTCTTCAAGGACGACATCGACCACCGCACCTGGTACCTGACCCTGAACGGCGTTCTCGCCAAGTCCAGCAACATCGGCACCATCCTCGCCACCGGCCAGCTCGGGAAGACCCAGCCCGAGTCCAACCGGGTCCTCCACTCCTACCTGCGCAAGTTCGGCATCGGCAGCCCCACCGGGCTCGGCTACCCCGGCGAGACCCCGGGCATCCTCGCCAAGCCGGAGAAGTGGTCGACCTCTCAGCAGTACACGATCCCGTTCGGTCAGGGTCTGTCGATCAACGCCATGCAGGCCGCCTCGGTCTACTCGACCATCGCCAACGGAGGCGTACGGATCGAGCCCACGCTCGTCCGCGGCACCAAGGGGCCCGACGGCCGGTTCACCCCGGCGCCCGCGCCGGAGCAGACCCGGGTCGTGAGCGAGAAGACCGCCAAGACGCTCGCGCAGATGCTGGAGTCCGTGGTCGGCGACGAGGAGGGCACCGGCACCAAGGCCCGTATCCCCGGCTATCGGGTCGCGGGCAAGACCGGAACCGCCAACCGCGTCGACCCCGAACTCGGCCGCTACAAGGGGTACACCGCCTCCTTCGCCGGCTTCGCACCCGCCGACGACCCGCAGATCACGGTCTACTGCGCCATCCAGAACCCCACCAAGGGCAACTACTTCGGCGGCCAGATCTGCGGCCCGATCTACAAGAAGGTCATGGAGTTCGCCCTGAAGACCCTCCACGTGGCCCCGACGGGCAGCGAGCCCGCCCGTCTGCCGGTGATTTTCAAGGACAGCGAGTGA
- a CDS encoding methyltransferase produces the protein MSDPSPVFGREASSRPSRASLRTAVVWDVLKDALDRRVKATGQDGLDVLDTGGGSGNFAVPVARLGHRVTVVDPSPNALFALERRAAEAGVADRVTGVQGDIRGLFDVVGREAYDVVLCHGVLEYVDDPAEGVRNAVAALRAGGALSLLAAGVGGAVLARALAGHFTEARTALSDPSGRWGDGDPVPRRFTADQLGELAGEAGLDVGAVHGVRVFADLVPGALVDTEPGAAEALLKLEAAAAELPSFHAIATQLHVLGEKRA, from the coding sequence GTGTCGGACCCTTCCCCTGTCTTCGGTCGAGAGGCGTCGTCGCGCCCGTCGCGCGCCTCCCTGCGTACGGCCGTCGTCTGGGACGTCCTCAAGGACGCCCTCGACCGCCGGGTCAAGGCCACCGGGCAGGACGGCCTCGACGTCCTCGACACGGGCGGCGGCTCCGGCAACTTCGCGGTGCCGGTGGCCCGCCTCGGCCACCGGGTCACCGTCGTCGACCCCAGCCCGAACGCGCTGTTCGCGCTGGAGCGCCGGGCCGCCGAGGCCGGCGTCGCCGACCGGGTGACCGGGGTCCAGGGCGACATCCGCGGCCTGTTCGACGTCGTCGGGCGGGAGGCGTACGACGTGGTGCTCTGTCACGGCGTCCTGGAATACGTGGACGACCCGGCCGAGGGTGTACGGAACGCGGTGGCGGCGCTGCGGGCCGGAGGCGCGCTCAGCCTGCTCGCCGCGGGCGTCGGTGGCGCGGTCCTGGCCCGCGCGCTCGCCGGGCACTTCACCGAGGCCCGCACCGCCCTGAGCGACCCGTCCGGGCGCTGGGGCGACGGCGACCCGGTGCCCCGTCGCTTCACGGCGGACCAGCTCGGCGAACTGGCGGGCGAGGCCGGACTGGACGTCGGCGCGGTGCACGGCGTGCGGGTCTTCGCCGACCTCGTCCCCGGCGCCCTGGTCGACACCGAGCCCGGAGCGGCGGAGGCCCTGCTCAAGCTGGAGGCCGCCGCCGCGGAGCTGCCGTCCTTCCATGCCATCGCCACCCAGCTGCACGTCCTGGGCGAGAAGCGCGCCTGA
- a CDS encoding SAV_6107 family HEPN domain-containing protein, with protein sequence MTSSSAAAAPRRRAAGRPAPALSGPPSDVHPVLRRSTAPPAALDLLAQARAGLEEAVGHDVPNERYATAHLAALRTAAAVLAARGRPETNPRKRARIRSAWEVLPEIAPELTEWSALFASGAPRRARAEAGIPGAASRRDADDLIRDAAMFLRLVERLLVLQPVLPRQTGAEEAAG encoded by the coding sequence ATGACCAGCTCCTCCGCAGCAGCCGCACCGCGGCGCCGCGCCGCCGGCCGCCCTGCCCCCGCACTGTCCGGACCGCCGTCCGACGTCCACCCCGTGCTGCGCCGTTCCACCGCGCCGCCCGCAGCACTCGACCTGCTCGCCCAGGCCCGCGCCGGCCTGGAGGAGGCCGTCGGACACGATGTGCCCAACGAGCGGTACGCCACCGCACACCTCGCCGCGCTGCGCACCGCCGCGGCCGTGCTCGCCGCTCGTGGCCGCCCCGAGACCAACCCGCGCAAGCGCGCGCGGATCAGGAGCGCCTGGGAAGTGCTCCCCGAGATAGCGCCCGAGCTGACCGAGTGGAGCGCCCTGTTCGCCTCCGGAGCGCCCCGCCGGGCCCGGGCGGAGGCGGGCATACCCGGCGCGGCGAGCCGCCGGGACGCCGACGACCTGATCCGGGACGCCGCCATGTTCCTGCGCCTGGTCGAGCGGCTCCTCGTCCTCCAGCCCGTGCTGCCCCGTCAGACCGGCGCCGAGGAGGCCGCGGGGTAG
- a CDS encoding MoxR family ATPase, whose protein sequence is MTTYDDRASLTDLTTTAERVRRSVEGVIEGKPEVVRLSLTVLLAEGHLLIEDVPGVGKTMLAKTLARSIDCSVRRIQFTPDLLPSDITGVSIFDQQRRDFEFKPGAIFAQIVIGDEINRASPKTQSALLESMEERQVTVDGQTYELPSPFMVVATQNPVEMEGTYPLPEAQRDRFMARVSIGYPSAEAELQMLDIHGAVNPLDDLQPVAHAHDIVKLIEAVRGVHVADAVRRYAVDIVAATRNHADLRLGASPRATLHLLRAAKASAALSGREYVLPDDLQALAVPVLAHRLLPTAQAQLNRRTSEQVVLDILQRTPVPVAAPPAGPHYGQQQPGVRQL, encoded by the coding sequence GTGACGACCTATGACGATCGAGCGAGCCTCACAGATCTGACCACCACAGCGGAGCGTGTCCGCAGGTCGGTGGAGGGTGTGATCGAGGGCAAGCCTGAGGTCGTACGGCTTTCGCTGACCGTGCTGCTCGCCGAGGGGCATCTTCTGATCGAGGATGTCCCCGGCGTCGGCAAGACGATGCTGGCCAAGACGCTGGCGCGGTCCATCGACTGTTCGGTGCGCCGTATCCAGTTCACGCCCGACCTGCTGCCGTCGGACATCACCGGCGTGTCGATCTTCGACCAGCAGCGGCGGGACTTCGAGTTCAAGCCGGGCGCGATCTTCGCCCAGATCGTGATCGGCGACGAGATCAACCGCGCTTCGCCGAAGACCCAGTCCGCGCTCCTTGAGTCCATGGAGGAGCGACAGGTCACCGTCGACGGGCAGACGTACGAGCTGCCGAGCCCGTTCATGGTCGTGGCGACGCAGAACCCGGTCGAGATGGAGGGCACGTACCCGCTCCCCGAGGCGCAGCGCGACCGCTTCATGGCGCGCGTCTCGATCGGCTACCCCAGCGCCGAGGCCGAGCTCCAGATGCTCGACATCCACGGGGCGGTCAATCCGCTCGACGACCTGCAGCCCGTCGCGCACGCCCACGACATCGTGAAGCTGATCGAGGCGGTACGCGGCGTCCATGTCGCCGACGCCGTGCGCCGGTACGCCGTCGACATCGTCGCCGCGACCCGTAACCACGCGGATCTGCGGCTCGGCGCCTCGCCGCGTGCCACGCTCCACCTGCTGCGCGCCGCCAAGGCGTCCGCCGCGCTCAGCGGCCGCGAGTACGTCCTGCCGGACGACCTCCAGGCGCTGGCCGTGCCGGTCCTCGCGCACCGGCTGCTGCCGACGGCGCAGGCCCAGCTGAACCGGCGCACCTCCGAGCAGGTCGTGCTGGACATCCTGCAGCGCACGCCCGTCCCGGTCGCGGCGCCGCCCGCCGGCCCGCACTACGGCCAGCAGCAGCCCGGCGTTCGGCAGCTGTGA
- the rsmH gene encoding 16S rRNA (cytosine(1402)-N(4))-methyltransferase RsmH has product MSNDRHVPVMLQRCLDMLAPALERPGAVVVDCTLGLGGHSEALLRRFPEARLVALDRDKEALRLSGERLAPYGERATLVHAVYDELPEVLDRLGIPKVDGILFDLGVSSMQLDEADRGFAYAQDAPLDMRMDQTTGVSAAEVLNTYPAGELVRILRAYGEEKQAKRIVSAIVREREKEPFTNSARLVELIRDSLPQAAKRTGGNPAKRTFQALRIEVNGELTVLERAIPAAVKAIAVGGRIAVLSYHSLEDRLVKQVFAAGAANTAPPGLPVVPEQYQPRLKLLTRGAELPTEEEIAENRRAAPARLRGAQRIREDVPA; this is encoded by the coding sequence TTGAGCAACGACCGACACGTCCCGGTGATGCTCCAGCGGTGCCTGGACATGTTGGCCCCGGCGCTGGAGCGCCCCGGTGCGGTGGTCGTCGACTGCACCCTCGGCCTCGGCGGCCACAGCGAGGCGCTCCTTCGCCGCTTCCCCGAGGCGCGGCTCGTCGCCCTCGACCGGGACAAGGAGGCGCTGCGGCTCTCCGGCGAGCGGCTGGCCCCCTACGGTGAGCGCGCCACGCTCGTCCACGCCGTCTACGACGAGCTGCCCGAGGTCCTCGACCGGCTCGGCATCCCGAAGGTGGACGGCATCCTCTTCGACCTCGGCGTCTCCTCGATGCAGCTCGACGAGGCCGACCGCGGCTTCGCGTACGCGCAGGACGCCCCGCTCGACATGCGCATGGACCAGACGACCGGCGTCAGCGCGGCGGAGGTCCTCAACACCTACCCGGCCGGTGAGCTGGTCCGCATCCTCCGCGCGTACGGGGAGGAGAAGCAGGCCAAGCGGATCGTCTCCGCGATCGTGCGCGAGCGCGAGAAGGAGCCGTTCACCAACAGCGCCCGCCTGGTCGAGCTGATCCGCGACTCCCTGCCGCAGGCGGCCAAGCGCACCGGCGGCAACCCCGCCAAGCGCACCTTCCAGGCCCTGCGCATCGAGGTCAACGGCGAGCTGACCGTCCTGGAGCGGGCGATCCCGGCGGCGGTGAAGGCGATCGCGGTGGGCGGCCGGATCGCGGTCCTGTCGTACCACTCCCTGGAGGACCGGCTGGTCAAGCAGGTCTTCGCGGCGGGCGCGGCGAACACGGCCCCGCCCGGCCTGCCGGTCGTCCCCGAGCAGTACCAGCCCCGCCTGAAACTCCTCACCCGCGGCGCCGAACTCCCCACGGAGGAGGAGATCGCCGAGAACCGCCGCGCGGCCCCGGCCCGGCTCCGAGGGGCGCAGCGCATCCGGGAGGACGTGCCGGCATGA